The stretch of DNA ATTGCACTGTTTGGCTTATAATACTACTTCACATGCATCTATAACAATAAGACATTGATGCAGCAAACATTCTGCACATTCTGAGAAGACGAGCGTCGCAGGTTAGACAAACATGGGAAATAGCTATTTATGATGAGTAAATAATGAGTAAATAACATTGGTGCGCTAACACTATGAAACCACGTCTTAACAATGTGATCTGAATAACAAGATGTCAAGTATCTGGCTGGAGTTTGGTGCAACAATGCAAGAACGCAACAGCAAACAACTTACACTCCCCAGACAGCACCAGGCAATGTACAAATTACATGGTTAAGTAAGCACCCTGCATATTTAGCTAGTTAGCTGTATAGAAgtaatctatatatatatgtatatgtattattttataACCTGAGGTGGATAAAACGTCAAATGACGCCGGTGGACATTGCGTATCTGAAGAAAGCTGCCGCTGCACAGGAATCGAACGTTTTCGTCCTACACCCAAAAAATCTCGGGTTGGTTAACGTATTAAGATAGAAGGTTCCGCAACACAACTGTTATGACAAAACATATTCGTTTTGACGGAATAAAATTACAAATATCATAATTCCATGTACGTTATTAAATACACATGTTAACTAACACTTTTCTTAACTGTATTCGTCATTTGAAGTTTTGTGACATGTTTTAAGGGTTCAGAACGCCCGGACGGATTTTACAGTGGCACCAAATAAACATGGCTGCGTCCCCGCCATCAGACGTGAGCGTAAGAAATACGGATGAAGGCTTAAATTCTGCGATGGAAACCGGTGAGTGTTTGGTCACAGAGAACACAGGCGAACATGAAAATAAAGACGTACCAAAACCCGAACAGGACGCAGAGGATCCTTTCAAGAAACCGGCTCTTTTCGCGGCACCTTCGCTCACAAGCAAACGCAGTAATGTCACTGCTGCGTCCAAACCTTCAAAGACCGAAACAGCAGAAGAAAATAGCAAAGGTCAAGATGCAGATACAGCCAGTGAGACATCTTCGAGTGCTGCTACCGAAAGCGAATCTTCGTTGAATGGTGAAGAAGATGAGAAAGGCGGCGAAAAAGAGAAGAACGCAGCTCCTGTCAAAACCAAACCAGAATCTAAACAGAGGGTGCTTCCTGCCAAGGGCCCCCCAGCCGGTAAATTCCCCCCTCTCCCATACACAGAGCCTTCCTGGGGTGGCAGGGCTCCAGATATGCCATATGCTCTTGAAATTCTCAAAAACGGCACCATAGTAGACACAGTACCTCTCACTCACAGAGGTTACTTCGTGGTCGGGCGTTTACCTGTATGTGACGTCTCCTTGGAGCATCCTTCCATCTCCAGGTACCATGCAGTGGTTCAGTACCGTGCACAGTCCGGGGAGGGAGGGTCTGTTGGAGAGGAGAGGGGCTTTTACGTCCACGACCTGGGCAGCACGCATGGCACTGTGGTGAACAAGAACAAGATCCCCCCAAAGACTTACATCAGACTGCACGTTGGACACGTGTTGAAGTTTGGTGGAAGCACACGGCTTTTTATCCTGCAGGTAAAACAGACAAAGGTCTGCAGCTGACAGTGTATCTTTGAACACAGTTGATCTTCAGCTTTACCTTCTTTTCACAGGGTCCAGAGtttgatgaggaagaggagtctgAATTCACAGTGACAGAGCTGAGGGAGCGAGcccagaaacagaaagaagagctggagaagaggatgatgggagagggttctgatgatgatgaaaaggaggaagaggaggtggatggGGAAAGCCAGAGCAAAGGGTCAAATGAAGACTCCGGCTGTTCGTGGGGAATGGGTGAGCTGGCCAGATGTGTATTTTCTTTGTCCatgatgtgttgctgtgttgagAGTCAGAGGTAACTTGCTCAATCTGTCTTGATAAATCCACCCTGCAGCTGAAGAGGCGGTTCCAGAGGAGGATGAAAATGAGGAAAATCCCTTTTCGACAGAGTTCCATGAGGACCAGGAGGCAGCTTACCTGAAAGACCCCAAGAAGGCTCTACAGGGCTTCTATGACCGGGAAGGTGAGAATATGTGTTGCTAGTGTACAAACAGATTTTTGTCCTTGAATTTCTTGACTTCAATCtgaatcttttttcttttttttactcagGGGAAGAACTGGAGTTTGAATATGAAGACAAAGGCCATGGCTCCTGGCTGTGCAGAATAAAGTAAGTGTCTTGAAGCCCAGCTTTGTGAGCTTTAAGAGTTTGAAGTGTATATCAACCAgcagtgtttatgttctgtcaGGCTGCCGGTCGACGATGCTTTGGGACGCCAGTTGGTTGCGGAGGTGACCCACAcagggaagaagaaagaagcagCCATCCAGTGCTGTCTGGAGTCTTGTCGAATGCTGGAAGCGAGGGGGCTGCTGCGTCAAGAAGCAGGTGAGCCCTTGTGCTATCAAAGTAGAAGTCAGTGGGGAAGATTAGAACTTGTTATaaaatgtgcatgttgtgtttaGTTTCACGCAAGCGCAAGAAGAAGAACTGGGAAGATGAGGACTACTACGACAGTGACGATGACACCTTCCTGGATCGAACTGGCACTgtggagaggaagaggcaggAGCGAATGAAAAAGGCAGGAAAGATCGAGGAGCGGCCTGAGACCTATGAATCATTGGTAAACACCAGTTTAACACCAGAAGATTAGAAAAATCGGAATAAAACAAAGAGCATTCTCACATGTGTCTGCTGTTGATTACTGTTCTGCAGGTGGCCAAACTATCAGAAGTGGAGAAGGAGCTGGCAGAGACTCAGAAGAAGCTCAACACTGGAAAAGGAGGTGAGTTACCATCACACTCTGTAACGCTGTTAAATGCTCTGCTTCCTTACCAACATATGCATCTTCACACTTCTCCACCCCTCAGACTCCTTGTCTTCATCTGTTGGTGACTCGCTGGATGCCTTCATGACCGCAGTGAAAAGCGAGGACGTTATAGACGCCGTGGAGCGCAGGAAACTTCACGTACATGTAGCTGACCTGCGCAAAGATGCTCAGAGGCTCCGCAGACTGGTCGAACTCACACGGCCAGCGCAGATGCCTTCACTGCTGCCCAGGTGAGAGAAACGAACTGCTGCAGTTGTGTGTGATCTGTTGAGCTGTTTTTTACCAATAGATATGAGAACTGAATTCACAATCTTTCCTCCGTGATGTGTTGGTCTGTGTTGGTGTGATAGTGGCAGTTCAGAGGCAGGGAAGCCTAAGAAGACCTTACCATTGTTTGGAGCCATGAAAGGAGGGAGCAAATTCAGACTGAAAACCGGGACCATCGGGGTAGGTGCTCGCATCatctaaaataacaaatgtctttttccccctctcatatctgttgctgatgttttcttctctcttacAGAAGTTGCCTCCTAAGAGGCCCAACCTGCCCGCAGAGCTCTTCAACATGAAAGAACTTCCACCAGatggggaagaggaggaagaggaggaggaggtggaggcagaaaaaaatacagataatGATGGTGAACAGAGTGCAAGCATTGCTGAGTCTGAACCTGACAGGGAGGATTCCAGTGCCTCCACATCTAAAGAGAGCGCACCCCTAGGGAAGCTAAGAGATCGACCAGAACATTCCCCTGAGCTGAAAGGTAATAAGCCATAAAACTGCATAATAATGAGAAACATAAGAGagaatatacagtatgtttaatttttttttcatcatatatcttagccacattttttcatgttGCCACTGGGTGGCAGTAGATCTACAGCATATATACAAACAGCTTCTTCATGTAAAACTGAGATTGAAGATTTTTTGCAATCTAGTTCATCATATTCTATTTTAGTACTTTAAGGTCATGTAATATGTGACTCACATTTGAAGTGTTAAGAGGATGTTTTAAACGCGTTGATTCATACATGTCCTCATTATTGTGGTTTTATTTGTTTGGATGATTCATGTCAGATCAAACccacaaacagaggaggaggaaggacagtAATGGTCCTCAGCTCAGCAGCGACAAGGCCGCGGCCCCCCAGAGTCCAGGTGGCGGATGAGTTTTTATTGCTTTTAATATTTGCCAGTGCTCTCTCTCAGATAGTGGTTATCTCATGTCAGTGGGAGAAAGAGTCTATATGTGTATGTTGTCTTTGTGAATTATTAATCCGAAAATCCACTTTATCACTTTTATAGTAAGAAAGGTCAGATTGTGGAGACAGTAGATTAAATGTGTTGCTTGTGAAATATTTAGGTATCAGACtgtataaattataaatagttAATAATGTAATATAGTATAGTTGATATACTGATAAACCACCTCTAATATACCATACTGGTGTCCACACAGAGCCCAAAGCAGAAGTTAAAAA from Parambassis ranga chromosome 22, fParRan2.1, whole genome shotgun sequence encodes:
- the slc4a1ap gene encoding kanadaptin — protein: MAASPPSDVSVRNTDEGLNSAMETGECLVTENTGEHENKDVPKPEQDAEDPFKKPALFAAPSLTSKRSNVTAASKPSKTETAEENSKGQDADTASETSSSAATESESSLNGEEDEKGGEKEKNAAPVKTKPESKQRVLPAKGPPAGKFPPLPYTEPSWGGRAPDMPYALEILKNGTIVDTVPLTHRGYFVVGRLPVCDVSLEHPSISRYHAVVQYRAQSGEGGSVGEERGFYVHDLGSTHGTVVNKNKIPPKTYIRLHVGHVLKFGGSTRLFILQGPEFDEEEESEFTVTELRERAQKQKEELEKRMMGEGSDDDEKEEEEVDGESQSKGSNEDSGCSWGMAEEAVPEEDENEENPFSTEFHEDQEAAYLKDPKKALQGFYDREGEELEFEYEDKGHGSWLCRIKLPVDDALGRQLVAEVTHTGKKKEAAIQCCLESCRMLEARGLLRQEAVSRKRKKKNWEDEDYYDSDDDTFLDRTGTVERKRQERMKKAGKIEERPETYESLVAKLSEVEKELAETQKKLNTGKGDSLSSSVGDSLDAFMTAVKSEDVIDAVERRKLHVHVADLRKDAQRLRRLVELTRPAQMPSLLPSGSSEAGKPKKTLPLFGAMKGGSKFRLKTGTIGKLPPKRPNLPAELFNMKELPPDGEEEEEEEEVEAEKNTDNDGEQSASIAESEPDREDSSASTSKESAPLGKLRDRPEHSPELKDQTHKQRRRKDSNGPQLSSDKAAAPQSPEPKAEVKKDPSPKKKKVMGPSRPPVQLTGQYPEDDPDYSVWMPPTGQTGDGRTHLNDKYGY